The genomic segment GTTCACAAAGGGCAGTTCATGGTCGTGGATATACGAAAGCCGGCCGAACTCTCCAAAGAACCGGCCCGCTTTCAACTCCAGGTTCCACGGTAGCGAAGTTGTTTGGACCGCGGCCTCCTCCACATTGGCGGTGGATTCTCCGGTGCCCGGATCGGCAGAGGCATTGATCACGGCATATCCCTTGGCAAAGGGATCGACCGATGCGGCCAGGTTCAATTCCACGGAGCGTTGGAACGCATCGAATCCACCCGGCCGGTCACTACCCGTCTGGGCTGAGCCCTTGCTGCGATAGGAGAAGACTGTTTCACCCACAAGACCGATGGAAGGATTGAATACGCTCGGAATCTCTTTCTTCTGAGCCTCGACCACTTCATCAACTTTATCCGACAGTTCTTTTACCTGTTGCTGAATCTGGTCTGACGTCTCCGGTTCTTTGGCCTCGGGAGCCGAGAGCGTGACGGAAGGCTGGGACTTTCTCACTTCCGCTTTCAACTCTTCGATCAGCTTTCGCTGCTCCGAGATAGTCTGCTCCTGTGTCTTCAGGGTATTCTGAAGGGCTTTCAACTCCTGAATGGTTTGTTCTTGTTTCTTGAGTGTCTCCTCGAGGCTGTTAAGCCGCGATTCGAGGTCAGCGGCGAAAGAGGGGGACGCGAAAACGGCCACTAATATTATATATAGTATGCTTCTCACGATCATCTTTATCCTCCTGTAAGAAGATAGCTTCCTCGCGTGCGTGATGAACACGAGTAATAAGTGCATGGATACGTTTAAGAGACTGTGGACCTGGTACTTTTAGGTGGGAGGGCCCCTTACAAAGGAGGGCATTCTGTCTCTTAGGGAGACAAGTGCGGGAACAGAATCGCACGATGCGATCTGTACGTCATGAGACACGATCAAAGAACTGGTGTGATGGGAAATGACGACTGCCTGTTGCGCAGCCACACAAAGGGGACAATCGTTATGTGAAACACCATCCTCATGATGGTGAAATCCCTCGACACAAATCAAAAGGAGGAATGAGGCGAAGAGAAAGAGTCCGAGAAGCTTCTGAGAGTGTTTATGGGTCATATAGTGATTAGGTCCTGTCTCTTTGTTTATAGCATTTGTGAACCTTTGTCAACTGAAGGGGTCCCCGCCTCACTTCCTTTTATGGTTCTCCGCCATAAACATTACCGCTTGAAATCTTCACAGTTTGGGAAGGCTTGCTCGACAACGATTACAGTCAAAAACGTTGAGAAACTGAGTTCCGGGGTGGTACAATGAGTGAAAGCGCGTCAGCCGTTTCTCTGGCGAGCATCTTCCAGCTGTTTCGGGAGGGCGAGGGCTTAGAAATGAAAATCGTCAGAATCATACACGCCGAAGCAAAAACAGAAAGCTTACTCAAAAACAATATTGCGAGATAACAGGTAAGGCCGACTCCACGGCTGAACAGGACCGTCTCTACGGTCGTGGGGCACGCTTTATCCGTATGGGACGTAGCATACGGTATCGGCTCGACGACGTTGTTACCTGGCTCGAGAGTCTGCCTCGTTACAACTCCACCACCGAAGCTGACAATGAGCAGCGCGAAAACCCTTAATACCAACCAGTACTCAGAACTTCTGTTCGGATGGAAATGCCGCTCCATTATGGAAAAAAGCACAGCTGCCCATCCTTACTGAACAGAGCGGAAACAGGTTCAGAAATGGTTCATCCGGCTGGTGCTTGCTTCCTTCCTGAAATGTTGATCGCGGTATTTACTTTAAGATGCAATCTTTCGATTAGTAATCCTTGAGATGATGCCAACAAGGAAGGTACGATCTTACATAGACCCTTGGGTAGAAACACCCCGTCCCACAAATTAGTTTACATTCCCCATGTCATGCATTAGCATATACTTGTGTGAATTGTGGCAGGATTTCATGACGCGGAAACGAACCAAGACAGATAAACCCAAGAACAAACCCGCCGCAGCGCTGCCTGGTAGTATAGAGGGACCGGATCAAGGACAAGGAAGGGACAAGAAGGTTAACCAACCCGGTTTTCCGATCGTGGGCATGGGCGCTTCAGCGGGTGGTCTTGAGGCGTTCGATAAATTTTTCACGCATATGCCGCCTGACAGTGGCGCGGCCTTTGTCCTCGTCCCCCATCTGGATCCGAGCCATGCCAGCATGATGACGGAGCTGATCCAGAGGCTCACCCAGATGCCGGTCAGAGAGGCCGGTGACCAGATGCCGGTTGAGCCCGACCACGTCTACGTGATTCCGCCAAACAAGGACATGTCCATCTTTCGAGGTTCCCTGCAACTCTCGGATCCCACCGAGCCCCGCGGCTCCCGTATGCCCATCGATTTGTTCCTCCGTTCATTGGCCGAAGACCAGGGGGAGAAGGCTATAGGTATCATTCTTTCAGGTACCGGCTCCGATGGCACGCCGGGGCTACGCGCCATCCGGGGAGCGGGCGGCATCGCCATCGTTCAGGACCCGGAGAACGCAAAGTATGATGGGATGCCGAGAAGTGCTGTCAACAGCGGGCTTGCCGATTACGTGCTTCCAGCCGAGAAGATGCCGGAGCAACTCCTCACCTGTCTGAAGAACTTTTACGCAGATCGTGCGAGACCTGCCCCTCTCTTTGTCCAAAAGCCAAATACTCTCCAAAAGATATTCATGCTCCTTCGGTCCCGAACCGGCCACGACTTCTCTCTGTACAAAAAGAACACGATCCACCGGAGGATCGAGAGACGGATGGGCTTGCACAACATCGAGGATCCCTCGGGCTATCTCAGGTATCTCGAAGAGCACGACGAGGAGGTAGGACTCCTCTTCAAAGAACTCCTCATAAATGTGACGAACTTCTTCAGAGAACCCGAAGCGTTTGAGGTGATGAAGCAGGAAATCCTGCCCAGGCTCTTCAAAGATAAACCCGACAATTACGTCTTTCGGGTCTGGGTGCCCGGGTGTGCAACCGGCGAAGAGGTTTACTCCATAGCCATGGTGCTCCGGGAATACCTGAGTGAAGCGAATCGCAACGTGACCATCCAGATATTCGGAACGGATATCGACGAAGATTCGATCGATGATGCTCGTTCCGGCCTTTACGCCGGAAACATAACCATGGACGTGAGCCCTGAATGGTTAAGGCGCTTTTTTATAAAGGAAGAGGCCGGGTACCGCATCAAGAAAGAGATACGAGAGCTTGTTGTCTTTGCCGCGCAGGATATCATCAAGGACCCGCCCTTTACCCGACTCGATCTCTTGAGCTGCCGCAACCTGCTTATCTATCTCGAACCAGAACTCCAAAACAGGCTTATCCCACTCTTCAATTACAGCCTCAAACCCGGAGGGTGCCTCTTCCTTGGTTCCTCTGAAACCATCGGCTCCTTCAGCGATCTTTTTGCGTCCCTTCACAAAAAATGGAAATTCTACGAGAGTAAACCCTCACTCTCGAAAGGCCAGGAGGATCTCACGGCCGGTCTTCCCTGGGCGCACGGATATCGTGATCCTCTAACTCCCGGTGTACCGAAGAAACCGACACAGGTGGACATGGCAGATTTTGCCCAAAAGATACTCATGGCAGATTTTGCCCCCCCCTCGGTGATCGTCAACGAAAAAGGCGATATCCTCTACATCCATGGTCAGACCGGCAAGTATCTTGAACCATCACAGGGTCAGCCAAGTATGAACCTCCTCGCGATGGCGAGGGAGGGATTGAAGTTCGAGGTGCAAACGGCTATCCGCAGCGCAGTTGCGCAAAAGAAAGACGTTATACGGCGGGATGTGCGGGTAAAATCTAACGGAGGTTTTCAAGGCGTCAATCTCATTGTTAAACCATACTTCCATATTCAACAAGGGATTCTCCTCGTGGCTTTCCAGGATGTTGAGTCACCGGCCGCACAAAGGCAAACCAAGGCGAAACCTGCTACAGCCCAAAAACAGGGAAGCAGAGTAGGCGAACTTGAGCGTGATTTGTTGTACACGAAGGAGACCCTGCAGGCCACCATCGAAGAGCAGCAGGCCTCGAACGAAGAACTGAAATCCACCAACGAAGAGTTGCAGTCCACCAACGAGGAGTTGCAGTCCACCAACGAGGAGTTGGAGACATCCAAAGAAGAGCTCCAGTCCGTCAATGAAGAACTGGTAACGGTCAATTCCGAACTGCAGGCGAAAATTGGGCAGTTATCCCAGACCGAAAACGATATGAAGAACCTCCTGGACAGCACAAATATCGGCACAATCTTCCTCGACGACGATCTCCGAATCAAACGCTTCACCCAGAGCGCGACTAAAGTGGTGAATCTGATCTCGTCCGACGTCGGGCGCCCCTTGAGCGACATCGTCTCGAAGCTCAGCTACAAGAACTTGATCACCGATGCACAGCAGGTTTTGGAGACCCTTTCATACAAAGAAGCAAAAGTCGAGTCGAGCGACAAAAAGAATTATCTGATGAGGATTATGCCGTACCGCACGTTCGAAAACATAATCGACGGCGTGGTGATCACCTTCACCGATTTTACCGACGCCCAGAGGGTCTCGGAGGCGCTCATGGACCTGGAGGCAGTCAGGGCGCCTGTATCGATGCTCATTTTGAATAAAGACCTCCGGGTGGTAGAGGCAAACAGATTTTACTGCGGCTACTTCGGCACCAAGAAAGAGGATATTCTCGGCAAATCAATTACGCTTCTCTGGGGCGACAGCGACGAGACCCGTGCGTTGACGGGAGTCCTTCAAGGCTTGCTAGACCGGGATACTCCCGTGAAAGACTACGGAATCGATCACACCTTTCCGGAAATCGGCCGGAAGAAGATCTTCATCAATGCGATGAAGATGATTCGTCGAAAGAAAGCGAAGCAACTGGTGCTTCTCGTTATCGAGGAGGAGGGCCGTGGGGAAGCATAGATCAGAATCGGACGTAACGGCAAAAACGAACAAACAGAATGGCGAAAAGCACTACAAGGAAGCTACGTGCCCTTCAAGTGATGCCGTCGAAAAACTTATCGAAGACCTCCGGGTCCATCAATTCGAACTGGAGACGCAAAACCAGCAGCTCCACCAGGCGCAAGTGACGATCGACGAATCTCGTCAGCAGTATAGCGACCTCTACGATTATGCTCCAGTCGGATATTTTACCTTCGATGCAAAGGGCCTGATCCTGAAGGCCAATTTGACGGCAGCCACTCTGCTGAATACCGCGAGAGGTTTGCTCACCGGCAAACCCTTTGCCAACTTTCTTATTCCGGAGGATCGGGACGCCTTTTATCTTCATCGTACCGGCGTAGTACGATCGGGCACAAAGCAAACCTGCGAACTGCGGATAGGCCGGAACGACGGCGACGTCCTTTACGGATTGATGGAAAGTGTGCCTGTCAAGACTCATGAGAATGCCCCCCTCTCTCTGTGGTCGACTCTCACCGATATAACTGAGCGCAAGCGTGCTGAAGAAGCGCTCCGTGAGGCTCATAATGAACTGGAGCTTCGGGTGCAGAGAAGGACCGCTCAGCTTCGGGAAAGCGAAAAGATCGCGCTGGACCAGATGAGAGAAATCGAGACATATTATCACACAGCCCCCATCGGTCTGTGTGTCTTAGATACTGATTTGCGATACCTGAGAATCAATGACCTGCTGGCCCGGTGGAACGGAGTACCGGCTTCAGAACACCTCGGCAGAACTCTTCGTGAGGTGCTCCCCTGGCTCGCAAATGAGGCGGAGCGGGTGGCCCGTCAGGTCATTGAAACAGGCAAGCCGGTCACCAAGATGGAAATAACCGGAGAGACCGCGGACCAGCCCGGTATCCAACGAATATGGCTGGCTGATTGGTCTCCCATAAAGGACTCCACGGGGACAGTGGTGAATTTGAGTATAGTCGTCGAGGAGGTCACTCAACAGCGCAAGCTCGAAGACCAACTCCGCCAATCCCAGAAGATGGAAGCCATCGGCACCCTGGCAGGTGGTATCGCCCATGACTTCAATAACATGCTCGCTGCCATCCTCGGTTTTACGGAGATGGCCCTCGAAGATCTTCCGGACCGTCCTGATGTAGAGAGAAATCTGCAGAACGTCTCAAGAGCAGCCATGAGGGCACGAGACCTGGTGAAACAGATCCTCGCCTTTTCCCGAAAGGCAGGTCACGAAAGAAACCCCCTGTCCTTAACACCGCTCCTGAAGGAGACGGTCCAGCTCTTACGGGCCTCGATCCCCACCACTATCGATATCAAGCTTGCCATCACCGCAACCTCAGATACAGTCCTCGCCTCTCCCATAGAGATTCAGCAGATCCTCATGAACCTCGCCACCAATGCCTCCCTTGCCATGCAGGAGAGAGGGGGAACCATGGAGGTAAGCTTAACCGACATTGATTTTGAACCGGACTCACCTGTATTTGGAGCAGATGTATCGCCGGGAGAATACGTGCAACTCACTGTAAAGGATACCGGTATAGGTATGGGCCCTGATGTAATGAAGAGGGTCTTTGAACCCTTCTTTACCACACGAGAAGTAGGTAAGGGTACCGGTATGGGTCTCGCGGTCGTCTATGGTATCGTAAAAGACCTTCAGGGTACCATCACCGTTGAGGGTGAACTCGGGGTGGGCTCTACCTTCAGCGTACTTCTCCCCAAGGTAAAGACCGACGCACAGGCAGAGGCTGTACAAACCGTAGAAGTCCCCGGTGGTAATGAAAGAATCCTCTTTGTCGATGATGAGGAGATGCTCGTTGAATGGGGCCGAACCACCCTTGAGAGACTCGGCTACAGAGTCACTGCCATGACAGACAGCCAAAAAGCCCTGAAAACCTTTTCCATTGATCCTTCCCTCTTTGATCTCGTGATTACCGATTATGCCATGCCCCGAATAGCCGGGGCCCAACTTGCCAAAGAGCTTCTGAACATAAGAAGAGATATCCCCGTCATCCTCTGCACCGGCCACAGCGATAATATCTCTCCGGAGAGGAGCAGGGAGATGGGCGTTAAAGAATTCCTCACGAAACCCGTCAGTAAGCAGGGGTTGGCAGAAGCGGTGAGGAGGGTGTTGGATGGCAAAGACTGGCGAGTTAAGTAATATCGGGAAAAGTACCATACGCCGTTTCTTCCCGTAATCCTCAGTTCTTCTTGATATGCCCAATGCAAGAGTTGTAGGTGGAACACGCACTCGCTTCCTTCCTGAAGTCCTCAGAGTCAATAACCCTTAGAATACTGTAAGTTTCAAACGGTAATCTATAGATTTTGTTGTGCACAATAGCAAGGTCTTTTCTCTTCCATGGTAACTACAGGCAAGCTACAGCTTCCTCAGAATATCAACGGGCTTCATGCGCGATGTTCGCCTTCCCATGAAGAAGCTCGCCAAAGCGCCAGCCACGAGCGAAAGCATCAGGGCACTCGCGGTAAGACCCGCTGAGATACTGACCGGAAGCCTTACCGCCGTTACTGCTGTGACCGCGTCTTTTGCAAAGGCGGGTGTAAGGTTGATCTGCCATGGCGTTGACACAGGTATCGACAAAAATCCCAGCCCGTAAGAAATCAGATAACCGGCGACAAGACCGACGAGCCCTCCTGCGAACGACTGCAGCAATGCCTCGCCCATGAGCTGCTTCTGCACGTCCTTTTCAGTCCAGCCCACCGCCTTGAGTATCCCGATCTCGCTTGATCGTGCCACAAGATTTGCCAGCATGGTCTTTATAATGAGGAATATGGCTCCGCCGAGGGCAATGAGAGAAACAAGCCATGAAAACTGATCCGAGATTTTAGATACACCTCCCATGAGTTCAAGGAAGGAGTCGGAGCTCGTGACGGAGATGCCTGGCAACTCCTTGCCGATTTGTGATTTTACCTGGCCGAGCAGCGAAGGGTTCTTAAGCCGTAGATAGATAATGTTGACACCTTCTGTAATGCCTGCCAGTTCTTGGGCATTTCTCAACGGCAGGTAGATATTCGCGGATGCGATCTGGGAGCCTTCCTTAATTTCGACGAGTCCTACTACGGTAAAAGGGTGCTCGCCGATGGTCATTATCCCACCTAACTTTGTGTTATGAAACTTGGCGTAGTGTTTTTCCAGTACGACCTCTCCGTCCTTACCGGGGAAACGGCCCTCGTTGAGCCATTCCTTGACTTTGATGGGGCCAAGGCTCGGTTGGGAAAGATCGACCCCCATGATTGTCCGGAAACCGCCCCCCTCGAACTCCCAGAGGAGGAGGGAAGATGCTGTGGCGGCAACGCCATTGAGAGAACCGAGTTGTTGCAGGTCGGAAGCCGAGAGAAGCTGATTTGAAAAGGGCAGCCGTATGCCCCTCATGGAGAGCGGTCTCTGAGCAGCATCGTAGGCACGCTTCTCCGGCTTTTGGACGACCAGATCCGCGCCAAGGTTTTTGAAGGGCTGGCTTACCGCCTTCTGGTACGCAGTGGAAACCGCATTGATCGATACAAACAGGGCTATGCCTATAGCAATGCCGAGCACATT from the Syntrophorhabdaceae bacterium genome contains:
- a CDS encoding chemotaxis protein CheB — its product is MTRKRTKTDKPKNKPAAALPGSIEGPDQGQGRDKKVNQPGFPIVGMGASAGGLEAFDKFFTHMPPDSGAAFVLVPHLDPSHASMMTELIQRLTQMPVREAGDQMPVEPDHVYVIPPNKDMSIFRGSLQLSDPTEPRGSRMPIDLFLRSLAEDQGEKAIGIILSGTGSDGTPGLRAIRGAGGIAIVQDPENAKYDGMPRSAVNSGLADYVLPAEKMPEQLLTCLKNFYADRARPAPLFVQKPNTLQKIFMLLRSRTGHDFSLYKKNTIHRRIERRMGLHNIEDPSGYLRYLEEHDEEVGLLFKELLINVTNFFREPEAFEVMKQEILPRLFKDKPDNYVFRVWVPGCATGEEVYSIAMVLREYLSEANRNVTIQIFGTDIDEDSIDDARSGLYAGNITMDVSPEWLRRFFIKEEAGYRIKKEIRELVVFAAQDIIKDPPFTRLDLLSCRNLLIYLEPELQNRLIPLFNYSLKPGGCLFLGSSETIGSFSDLFASLHKKWKFYESKPSLSKGQEDLTAGLPWAHGYRDPLTPGVPKKPTQVDMADFAQKILMADFAPPSVIVNEKGDILYIHGQTGKYLEPSQGQPSMNLLAMAREGLKFEVQTAIRSAVAQKKDVIRRDVRVKSNGGFQGVNLIVKPYFHIQQGILLVAFQDVESPAAQRQTKAKPATAQKQGSRVGELERDLLYTKETLQATIEEQQASNEELKSTNEELQSTNEELQSTNEELETSKEELQSVNEELVTVNSELQAKIGQLSQTENDMKNLLDSTNIGTIFLDDDLRIKRFTQSATKVVNLISSDVGRPLSDIVSKLSYKNLITDAQQVLETLSYKEAKVESSDKKNYLMRIMPYRTFENIIDGVVITFTDFTDAQRVSEALMDLEAVRAPVSMLILNKDLRVVEANRFYCGYFGTKKEDILGKSITLLWGDSDETRALTGVLQGLLDRDTPVKDYGIDHTFPEIGRKKIFINAMKMIRRKKAKQLVLLVIEEEGRGEA
- a CDS encoding PAS domain-containing protein; the encoded protein is MGKHRSESDVTAKTNKQNGEKHYKEATCPSSDAVEKLIEDLRVHQFELETQNQQLHQAQVTIDESRQQYSDLYDYAPVGYFTFDAKGLILKANLTAATLLNTARGLLTGKPFANFLIPEDRDAFYLHRTGVVRSGTKQTCELRIGRNDGDVLYGLMESVPVKTHENAPLSLWSTLTDITERKRAEEALREAHNELELRVQRRTAQLRESEKIALDQMREIETYYHTAPIGLCVLDTDLRYLRINDLLARWNGVPASEHLGRTLREVLPWLANEAERVARQVIETGKPVTKMEITGETADQPGIQRIWLADWSPIKDSTGTVVNLSIVVEEVTQQRKLEDQLRQSQKMEAIGTLAGGIAHDFNNMLAAILGFTEMALEDLPDRPDVERNLQNVSRAAMRARDLVKQILAFSRKAGHERNPLSLTPLLKETVQLLRASIPTTIDIKLAITATSDTVLASPIEIQQILMNLATNASLAMQERGGTMEVSLTDIDFEPDSPVFGADVSPGEYVQLTVKDTGIGMGPDVMKRVFEPFFTTREVGKGTGMGLAVVYGIVKDLQGTITVEGELGVGSTFSVLLPKVKTDAQAEAVQTVEVPGGNERILFVDDEEMLVEWGRTTLERLGYRVTAMTDSQKALKTFSIDPSLFDLVITDYAMPRIAGAQLAKELLNIRRDIPVILCTGHSDNISPERSREMGVKEFLTKPVSKQGLAEAVRRVLDGKDWRVK
- a CDS encoding ABC transporter permease produces the protein MNFRYVFDELRHHHQRTLVNVLGIAIGIALFVSINAVSTAYQKAVSQPFKNLGADLVVQKPEKRAYDAAQRPLSMRGIRLPFSNQLLSASDLQQLGSLNGVAATASSLLLWEFEGGGFRTIMGVDLSQPSLGPIKVKEWLNEGRFPGKDGEVVLEKHYAKFHNTKLGGIMTIGEHPFTVVGLVEIKEGSQIASANIYLPLRNAQELAGITEGVNIIYLRLKNPSLLGQVKSQIGKELPGISVTSSDSFLELMGGVSKISDQFSWLVSLIALGGAIFLIIKTMLANLVARSSEIGILKAVGWTEKDVQKQLMGEALLQSFAGGLVGLVAGYLISYGLGFLSIPVSTPWQINLTPAFAKDAVTAVTAVRLPVSISAGLTASALMLSLVAGALASFFMGRRTSRMKPVDILRKL